From a region of the Phaseolus vulgaris cultivar G19833 chromosome 6, P. vulgaris v2.0, whole genome shotgun sequence genome:
- the LOC137833013 gene encoding probable protein S-acyltransferase 12, with protein MGSNINLFKLCSALRVLGYFMILLFAAIVALSYYAVVLITWGPLLFRSPLRLPSFFSAFFVLLLFHILLILLTWSYLMVVLNDPGSVPHNWRHHQQLRSDIDLETAPPTPSPAYCSRCQNGKPPRCHHCSICQRCVLKMDHHCIWVVNCVGARNYKYFLLFLLYTLLETTLDCLALVPSFIRFFGGNKNHSLSPGGFAVIFLASILNLAFALSLLCFVVMHISLLLSNTTSVEVHEKKKGVRWMYDLGWKRNFEQVFGTKKALWLFPMFSKEDLDNIPALRGIDFPTRSDVDV; from the exons ATGGGAAGCAACATAAACCTCTTTAAGCTATGCTCTGCCCTCAGAGTTCTGGGCTACTTCATGATCCTCTTGTTCGCCGCCATTGTCGCCCTCAGTTACTACGCCGTCGTTTTAATCACGTGGGGCCCTCTCCTCTTCCGTTCCCCTCTCCGACTCCCCTCCTTCTTCTCCGCCTTCTTCGTTCTCCTCCTCTTTCACATTCTCCTCATACTCTTAACCTGGTCCTATCTCATGGTCGTACTCAACGATCCCGGTTCGGTCCCTCACAATTGGAGGCACCACCAACAACTTCGCTCCGATATCGATTTGGAGACAGCACCGCCAACGCCCTCTCCCGCCTATTGCTCTCGATGCCAGAATGGCAAGCCACCGCGCTGCCACCACTGTTCTATTT GCCAAAGGTGTGTTCTGAAGATGGATCATCATTGCATTTGGGTCGTCAATTGTGTTGGGGCACGTAACTACAAGTACTTTCTACTATTTTTG CTGTATACATTGCTCGAGACAACACTGGATTGCTTAGCTCTGGTTCCAAGTTTTATCAGATTCTTTGGTGGAAACAAGAATCATTCATTGTCTCCCGGGGGCTTTGCCGTCATCTTTTTGGCTTCTA TTCTTAATTTAGCCTTTGCGCTCAGTCTTCTCTGTTTCGTTGTTATGCATATATCTCTTCTGTTAAGCAACACAACTTCAGTAGAG GTTCATGAAAAGAAAAAGGGAGTTAGGTGGATGTACGACCTGGGCTGGAAGAGGAATTTTGAGCAG GTTTTTGGCACTAAGAAGGCCCTGTGGTTGTTTCCAATGTTTTCAAAAGAGGATTTAGACAACATACCTGCACTAAGGGGCATTGATTTCCCGACGCGTTCTGATGTTGATGTATGA